A window from Culex pipiens pallens isolate TS chromosome 3, TS_CPP_V2, whole genome shotgun sequence encodes these proteins:
- the LOC120412868 gene encoding uncharacterized protein LOC120412868, whose translation MVQKTARKCQWCKVYKASPSAPRMAPLPVARLTSHVRPFTFAGVDLCGPFLIRHGRSLVKRWVMLFTCLTVRAVHLEIVYTLSAESCKLGFRRFIALRGSPQEIYSDCGTNFQGLSNELKAEIAAIDQELATTFTNTNTKWHFNPPAAPHMGGVWERMVRSVKTALSTISTCRNPDGETFETFLAEAMAIVNSRPLTHVPLQAVDEEALTPNHFLMLSSTGVSQPTQPTTDLQSSLRSNWNHLQFLLDHYWARWIKEYLPAINQRRKWFAESRPISVGDLVMVVNEGIRNSWTRGRVVAVLPGKDGRIRSARVQTSAGVLTRPVVRLALLEVRNGGTAGPGDQQYGSGIVAEADDHTSKPPGELDRSLISPPGQNVSALMTQPKKGETVKN comes from the coding sequence ATGGTTCAAAAGACGGCAAGAAAGTGTCAGTGGTGCAAAGTGTACAAGGCATCCCCGTCGGCACCTCGCATGGCTCCTCTACCGGTGGCTCGACTAACCTCTCACGTCCGCCCTTTCACATTTGCTGGCGTCGATCTTTGCGGACCCTTCCTAATTCGACACGGCCGTAGTTTGGTGAAGCGATGGGTCATGCTATTTACTTGTCTGACTGTGCGAGCCGTTCACCTGGAAATAGTGTACACTTTGTCCGCCGAGTCGTGCAAGCTGGGTTTCCGACGGTTCATCGCCCTACGGGGTTCCCCTCAAGAAATATACAGCGATTGCGGAACTAACTTTCAAGGACTGAGCAATGAACTGAAGGCGGAAATTGCAGCGATCGATCAAGAACTTGCGACAACATTTACGAACACCAACACGAAGTGGCACTTCAACCCCCCAGCAGCGCCCCATATGGGTGGCGTGTGGGAACGCATGGTGCGTTCGGTAAAGACGGCTTTGTCCACTATTTCTACTTGCAGGAACCCAGATGGCGAAACATTCGAGACGTTTCTAGCGGAGGCGATGGCCATCGTCAATTCCAGGCCGTTGACACACGTTCCGCTTCAAGCTGTTGACGAAGAGGCCTTAACCCCCAACCACTTTTTGATGCTCAGCTCGACCGGCGTTTCGCAACCAACTCAACCAACCACAGATTTACAATCGTCATTGAGGTCAAACTGGAATCATCTTCAGTTCCTGCTGGACCACTACTGGGCGAGATGGATCAAGGAATATCTCCCGGCTATCAACCAACGTCGAAAGTGGTTTGCTGAGTCGAGACCGATATCCGTTGGAGACTTGGTCATGGTCGTGAACGAAGGAATCCGTAACAGCTGGACCAGAGGAAGGGTGGTGGCAGTGCTTCCTGGAAAAGACGGTAGGATTCGCAGCGCGAGAGTTCAGACATCGGCTGGAGTGCTGACACGCCCGGTGGTTCGATTGGCATTGCTCGAGGTACGAAATGGAGGTACAGCTGGACCAGGTGACCAGCAATACGGGTCGGGGATTGTTGCTGAAGCAGATGACCATACGAGCAAGCCCCCCGGTGAGCTAGATCGTTCGTTGATCTCTCCCCCGGGCCAGAACGTGTCAGCGCTGATGACACAACCGAAGAAAGGAGAAACTGTCAAGAATTAG